ATCTGCATTTTGTCCTAGCTGACTAACTTTCTTAGATGCGATCGCACCGATGACACCACCGACCACACCACCAATAATCGTCCCCAAAAGAAATCCACCTGCAAAATTATCTTTTTCACTCATAATATGGTTATTGCCAATCTTAAATATTTGTTCCCCTTCCATTATCTAATATTTTAAGATTTGTTGACTATGGAGATTAACAAAAATTAAGCAATGAGCAAATTTAAGAATCAGTCAGCCCTCCAAAGGTAGAGGGTTTATCGAACTGATTATCCTTGATTTAACTCTTGAGAGCGATGTTTTGCCGCTCTTACCGCTTCGATGAGAGCATAACGAAAACCATTTTTTTCTAGCTGGGAAACCCCTGCAATGGTAGTACCCCCAGGGCTAGTAACTTGATCTTTTAATACCGCAGGATGTAACTCTTTGGTTTTGATCAATTCTGCGGTACCTAGCACCGTCTGCAATGCCAGTTGGGTAGCGATGGCACGGGGTAAGCCTACCGCCACTCCCCCATCACTAAGGGCCTCTATCATCATGGCTACAAAGGCAGGACCAGAACCCGATAACCCTGTGACTGCGTCCATCATATATTCTGGTACTTCAATCACTTCGCCAATGGCACTGAATATTGATTGGGCTGTGTTTAAATCTGCTTCCTTTACTTTATCATTAGGTGCGATCGCACTCATGCCCTGACCTACCAAAGCAGGGGTATTGGGCATTACTCGGATGATGCCACATTGAGGAAAAGCCGACTCCAATTTGCTTAGGGAAGTACCTGCCAAAATAGAAATCACTAAACGGGGAAAATGGGCAGAATTTTGTCCTGCCAAATCAGCCACCACCGCCGAAAAAATTTGGGGCTTAATGGCTAACAACAAAATCTCACAACTCCCAAACAATAAGCCATTATTATCAGTAGTGCCAACCCCATAACTATCTTGCCAATATTCTCGGCGCTGAGTTTGGGGTTCACTTACTTGTATTTGATCTGCTTGATATATTTTTTGTTCCAAAAGACGGGAAATGATCGCCTCTGCCATCACTCCCCCACCAATAACACCTAATTTAAAAGACACAGAATAAATAAGTAACTAATAATTTAATTTGTTAACAACAATTTTCAACTCGATTATTGAGCCAAAGGAGAAGATAAATCAGGTAGAGGAGTATTACTCCAGAGACTGTCAGAGAAGCCATTGGCGCTAAAATCATCTACCGCATTCTGTTCAGATTTTTTCCCCACACTAGAGCTACCTTTAGAGTTGGTTACTTGAACATTTCTAGGGGTGAAAACAAAAATAGATTCCCCAACCCTTTCACAATTACCATCAAGGGCGGCAGTGCCTCCTGTGACAAAATCTACGGCTCTTTGAGCTTCGTAGGATTCCATTAAATTAAGATTAAGAACAACAGATCTTTGTTGTTTAAGAAGGTTGATAACTTCTGATGCTTGTTCAAAGGTGTGAGGCTCAAAAATTTCAATTTCATTCATGGTGGTGTTAACTCCGGGTAATCCAATTACATTGCTAGGGAAACGACTGGACATTCTGTTTTGCTCCATATCTAAATCACTATTACTATCCATATCCATAGAAGGCGCACGACGGCGACGACGGGTAAAAGGAGAATGGGGGGCTACTGCTTCGTCTTCCCTAATAGGGGCCACAGGCTCATCAAATAATTGAGAATCTTCTTCCTCTTCTTCAATCATCTCCTCGGACATCATTTCTTCCATTTCTTGCTCAAAGGAATCGTAATCGTCATTGGGTCGATTGACTATATTTTTTAGTTTTTCTAAGCCGCCAAAAAATGTTTTTCTCACTGCTTTAACTTTGGTTACAACTCTTGTATGATAATACCTATTTTTGTTTAATCACAAAAACTTACTTAAGATTAAATCATAAAAATGGAATTGGTTACTTTTTTATTATTAATCTAGTATAAAAGTAGGATCTTTTTTGCATAATAGAAAACTTTTTTTCCTAAATCTGCTTATGAATGAAAATACATCTTTGCCTCAAGAGCTAAAAGAAGCAAAAATTGCTTATTACAATGCCTTATTATATGCTCGTTTTCAAGCTGGTTTTTTGGGCAGGGTATCCCATGAAATTCGATCGCCTTTAGGTAGCTTAATGAGTATTCATCAACTAATTGTTAACGATTTGTGTGAAAGCCCGGAGGAAGAAAAGGAATTTATCGCAGAGGCCTACAATTACGCCAAAAAGTTAATGGATATGTTGGACGAATTAATTGAGGTTTCTAAGTTAGAAGCAGGTAGATTTGAGTTGGAGTTAATACTGCTCAATTGTCTTGATTTTGTGACTTTTGTTAAAAACAAAATGAAGGTACAAGCCGCTAACCGTAATGTGATATTGAATATAGCACAGATAGACCCCCAGTTATTAGTTTTAGGAGATCGTCAAAAATTAGCTCAGGTATTTTTTTATTGGTTGGAAGTGGCGATCGATCTTTGTGAATTGGGTACTATTACTTTATCAGCGGATGCTGTGGCACCAGAAAATCAGACAAGGTTAACCATTGAGTTACCCTTCAAAAGTAGTGAATTCAACGAACCTAGCCAATTTCATGAGTTACCTTTTGAGGAGGTTAAGGGTATGGATTCTTTTCCACAACTATCCAACGGTACCAAGATTACCCTCGCTCAAAGTTTGGTTAGATTGATGGGAGGGCAATTCAAAGTTAGTAATGGCACGGAAAAAACTACCTGTTTAGAGATATTTCTTCCAAATTCTGAGACTGTTTGAGCAAATCTTCGGGGTTTGGATAGCTGTTGTATAACACCATGGTAGTAGTTTCATTTTCCACAAAACCGATTCTTTGATAAAATTTTTGTTGATGGGTGGTGGTGAGATATATCCTTTCTACTCGGTTGAGAAGGGGATGGCTGATCAATGTTTCTACTAATTTACGTCCTAATCCTAGCCCTTGATATTCCGCATCAATGACCACATCCCAAATGGTGGCTCGATAAATACCATCGGATGTTGCCCTAGCACTACCGATAAGACGTTTATTATCCCATACTGATATTACAGGATTGCTATGGGCGATCGCCACGGTAACATCTTCAAGACAACGATTTTTTGCCCAAAAAGCATTTTTTTGATACAAGGCTAACAATTGATTAAGGTCAATTTTTTCTTTATCAGTACAAAATTTGATGTGACGACAATCCATCCCGATTTCCTCCCCAACCATTGAGATTTTAAAATTCCCTAAATAAACTTAAAAACACAATTGTATAACGGTTAAACCTAAAATGTCCTACCTGTGCGATCGCTACCTAAACCATAATCATAGACAAATTAAACTTATCCCATTACCTTTGTGCAAATAATCCTAACAAATATTTTCTATTCTCGGACAAGGAGATGTCTTGAAACGATGACCAAAAAATTAATCCCCATGAATATCTTTTAACGTTTTCCAACCGGGTTGCCATAAATCTCTGTCCTTTAATTGTTGAGCATTAATCCAAAAGCGTACATTATCATCACAAGAAGCCGTCATTTCAGCAAATACCCACTTATCTTTATTTTTACGATTAATAACTTGAAAGTGTCTCCACCCCCATGTTTTTTGAGTAGATGTCCACTTTGAGCCTAATAAATGGGGAAATTTTTGTTTTTTTGCCATGGTCAAGAAATCAACAATATATATTCTCAATGTACAATCAACCATCAACATTGACAATGAACAATTATCATCCCTAATTGAGGTTAATTAAGTTTCCCCTAGTACGATAAAATAAACCTTGAAGACGCACAAAAAAATAGATGTCAATAATACCAGAACTACCACAAAATCTAGGCTCAAGGCTCTCTTTTCAAGGCAGAAAATTTCAATTTGAAGTCAACAGACTCAGACTACCCAACGGAGTGGAGGGAGAATGGGAATGTATCCGCCATCCGGGGGGAGCTTTAGCTGTTCCTATTACCCCAGATGGTAAACTGGTATTAGTACGTCAATATCGCTTTGCTGTCAAAGGAAGACTCCTCGAATTTCCCGCTGGTACTGTGGAAAAAGGAGAAAGTCCCCTTTCTACCATCGAACGGGAAATAGAAGAAGAAACAGGATACAAAGCCTCTCAATGGCAAAACCTCGGTAAATTTCCCCTTGCCCCCGGTTATTCTGATGAATATATCTACGCCTTTCTGGCTCAGGATTTGGAACAGTTACCCCATCCTCCCCACCAAGACGAAGACGAGGATATTGAAGTTGTCTTGATGGGTTTTGCGGAGTTTGAAGAGGTCATTCGCCGAGGTAGTCAAGTAGATGCGAAATCTATTGCTGCTTATTTTTTAGCTCGTCCTTTTTTAGCGGAAAACAATTAAATTTTAATCAACATTTTTTATGAAACCACAGGTAATATTTTTGGATGCCGTTGGCACTCTTTTTGGTGTAAAAAATAATGTGGGTTGGGCTTATACCGAAATATCAAAAAAGTATGGAGTAAGTGGCGATCGCACTTTAGTTAATGAAGCATTTTATCAGTGTTTTAAAGATTCTTCACCCCTTGCCTTTGATACCCAAGAAGAAAGTCGAGTAAAATCCCTTGAATTTGACTGGTGGAAAAAAATCGCCCAAGATACCTTTACTTCATTGGGTTTGTGGGAAGAATTTACCAGTTTTGATGAATTTTTTGTAGAGCTATATCAATATTTTAGCGGTAGTGAACCATGGTTTATTTATAATGAGGTTATTCCCACCCTCGAGAGATGGCAAAAAGAAGGGATTGAATTAGGGATTATTTCTAATTTTGATACCCGCATTTTTTCTGTTTTAGACAGTTTAAATCTAACTCAATATTTCTCTAGCATCACCATTTCTTCGTTATCAGGAGTTGCCAAACCCCATCCTGATATTTTCCTCAAAGCCCTACAACATCATCATTGTTCCCCCGAAAATGCTTGGTACATTGGGGATAGTAAAAAGGAAGATTATTGGGGTGCAAAAACTGTCGGTATGCAGTCTTTCTGGCTTAACAGAGAATAGATGCTTTAAGTTGGTTAAGGCTTTCCATGGCTAAATGTTGTCTCGTACTCAAGTTAAAATAGAGTATGAGATCGTTGTAATTGTTAATTTTCTTCTGGGTCATTTTTTCTCTATGCAAATTTATTTAGATGCTTCTGCTACTACTGCTCCTCGTGTTGAAGTTATTAATTTGATGCAGGAGACATTATTAAAGGGATGGGGAAATCCCTCTAGTTTGCATAGTTGGGGAGAAAGGGCTACTTTGATTTTGGAAAAAGCGCGATGGCAAGTGGCTTCCTTAATCAATGCTCCTTCTAGTGATGCCATTATTTTTACTTCGGGGGGAACTGAGGCGGATAATTTGGCACTTTTTGGAGTCACTACTCAGTATGATTCCCCTCAACATATTATTATTTCTGCCGTAGAACACAGTGCGATCGCCCTTCCTGCCCAAATTTTAGAAAACCAAGGATGGCAAGTAACCCGTTTAGCCGTGGATAGTAGAGGGAGAGTAAACCCTCAAGCCCTATCCATGGCAATACAACCAAATACGGTGTTAGTGTCAATCATTTATGGACAAAGTGAAGTGGGTACCATTCAACCCATCAAAGAATTAGCTACCATCACCAAAAATCAGGGAATTTTATTCCATACCGATGCGGTACAAGTGGCAGGGCGCTTAACCCTTGATGTGGAAGAGTTGGGGATAGATTTATTATCCCTTTCTGCCCATAAGTTTTATGGCATTCAAGGGGCAGGTGCTTTATATATTCGCCCTGGGGTAAAATTAAATTCCCTCGGGGGAGGCGGTGGACAAGAAAAAGGTTTAAGGTCAGGTACTCAAGCATTAGGGGCGATCGCATCTATGGGTTTAGCCTCCCAACTAATCCAAGAAGAACTAGAATTAGAAACCCCCAAAATTAGGGCATTGCGAGACTATCTACTAGAACTATTATCCTCCTTTCCCTACTTGACCATTACAGGAGATACTATACACCGTTTACCCCATCATGCCAGTTTTATCATAAATCACCCTTCCCCCCTACTCACAGGGCGTAAACTGGTCAGAGAATTAAATTTTGCAGGGATTGGTATCAGTGCAGGATCTGCTTGTAATAGCGGTAAAACTCAACCCTCATCAACCCTTTTGGCGATGGGATATACTCAAAATCAAGCTCTTAAAGGTATTCGCATTAGCTTAGATCGTCACACCACCAAAGAAGACATTACATGGACAGCCATGGTACTCAGGCAAATTATTAACCGCCTCATTTCAGATTTAAATTCACATTAAGTCTGGTTGGGGTGGGCAATGGGCAATAGTTTTCAATGGTTTATGGTTATAATACCAAATCCGATTAGTAAAGTTTACTATTATTCACTGTGTAACAATTGACAATAAACAATTGTTATCTTTTGCCTGTTCCCCGTTCCCTGTTCCCCGCCCTAATTAGTATATTATTCAAACAGGATTTAGTATAAGGGGTAGGGATTTAGGGGGAAAAACAAAAAAAGGAGGGTAAAACCCTCCTTCTAATCAACAAAATTCAGATAGTCTCAAATAAAACTACTCACTAGCGCTAGAAGCTAATTCCTCATCGCTATTATCACTGACTTGAGTTTCTGTTTCTTCCACTACTTCACTGGTTTCCTCAGTAGCTACATTTTCAACCACTTCCGTAGTTTCTTCCTCAACCACTTCAGCCGCTTCCTCTTGAGCGTCATCACCAGCTAATAATCTCTGACGGTATTGTTCAGCCATTTCTTCAGCTTTTTCAAATACCAATTCCCGATTAGTCAACATATCACCAGGTTCAGGTTCTAATTGCTTAGTAGAAAGGGAAATACGTCCTCTTTCTGCGTCTAAGTCGATGATCATGACTTTTAATTCATCATTAACATTGAACACACTATGAGGAGTATCAATATGATCATGGGAAATTTCGGAGATGTGTAATAAACCACTTACACCGCCGATGTCGATAAAGGCACCATAAGGCTTGATACCACGAACAGAACCGACTACCACTTGAGCCACCTCTAAACCATTCATCTTACGCTCTACTAAAGCACGACGATGACTCAATACAAGACGATTGCGCTCTTCATCAACTTCTAAGAATTTTAAGGGTAAATCTTGACCTAATAAATCCTCTTTAGCATCTTTGGCACTGATGTGAGAACCGGGGATAAAGCCTCTTAAACCTTCAACTCTAACCAATGCACCACCTCTGTTGGTAGCGAATACATTAGAATAAACGGTGGCATCTTCTTGTTGTAATTGACGGACTCTTTCCCAAGCGCGCATATATTCGATGCGACGGATAGAGAGGGTTAACTGTCCATCTTCGTTTTCATCGGTGAGGATAAAAAATTCTCTGGTTTCGTTGGGTTGTAAAACCTCATCGGGGTTATCAACTCTGTTGATAGAAAGTTCTTGTACGGGAATATAAGCGGCAGTCTTTGCTCCGATGTCGATGAGCGCGCCTCTTTGCTCCATACTAAAAACAGTACCGGGTACTACATCCCCAGGACTGAAATGATAGTCATATTGATCTAAAAGAGCGGCAAAATCTTCATGGGTAAAACCAATATCGGTTTTTGCGGTTTCTGTTTGACTGACCATAGGCATATTTTCAAAGGTTTTCAATTTACTTAGTTTTCTGATAATTACAAATATTTTCCATGGACTTACAAAAGTTATTCATAAGTGATTTGGAAAAAATAAACATAGAGATTAATTTTAGAATTTAATACTTCTATTTATGGAGTTTGACACGGTATAAGATGAAATAGTTGTCCTAGGTATATATACCTTTGGTGTTTCACCCTCTACTGCATAGGATTTATATTAATCCCCAAGACGACAAGCCCAATTATCTAGCTTAACACCAAAAACGATCTAAATTTTTGATTTAAGGTATATTATACAGAATTTTGAGCAGGGGATGTTGAATTATTGGGTGATAAAAATTATTTTTTTGCTATGTTTTTGTAAATTCTGTCACCAAATCTTCAAAAACATCTTCCATCATCTCCGTTTGAGCCAAGATGAAGTTCATTCCTATTTTGTTAACCATAAAATTGATTGTTCTTATGCAATAACAAAATGTAACGAATTTTTATCAATATAGAATCACAAAGTTAAATATAAATATCATGTATATGGATTTATAAAATGTTGGACAAAAATTAAAGTTCCAAACTCATCCATAAATATTTAACGAAGATAGAAAAAATATGTTTTTATCGTTTTTTGATCACTTTTGCAAAAACTCGAATATTGTAAAGACGATCGCACTTTCGGCAATGATGATTAACCTGTTTCAACTTCCCGTCCTAGCCTGTACAAGGGCAGTTTATCATGGCAAAGATGACTTAGTTATAACAGGTCGTACCATGGACTGGTTAACGGAAATGGATAGTAACCTATGGGCTTTTCCTAGGGGCATAGAAAGAAGTGGACTAGCGGGGGAAAAATCCCTAAAATGGACTTCTAAATATGGAAGTGTAGGGGTAGGTGTTTGGGATATTGGCATCGCTGATGGCATGAATGAAATGGGGTTAGTGGCAAATATGCTTTATCTAACCGAGACAGAGTTTCCCACCCCCAGTGCCAATGATCCTCGCAAAGCTATATCCTTATCTCTATGGGTACAGTATGTGCTAGATAACTTTGCCACCGTGGAAGAAGCCGTGAGAGCCATGGAAAAAGATGAATTTTATGTAATTCCCATGCAATCTCCCGACGGTAAAGAGGGAACAGTTCACCTGTCTATCTCCGATGCCACGGGAGATTCTGCTATTTTTGAATATCTCGAGGGTAAATTAGTAATTCACCATAGCTCTGATTATCAAGTGATGACTAATTCACCACCCTTTGACCAACAATTGGCATTAAATGGCTATTGGCAAAATATTGGTGGTACAACCATGTTACCGGGTACTAATCGACCCAGCGATCGTTTTGTTCGGGCTTCTTTTTATATTAACGCAGTTCCTAAAACGGCTGATCCTGCTGAGGGTATCGCCAATGTTTTTTCTGTGATGCGTAATGCTTCTGTACCTTTGGGAATATCTACCCCTGAGCGTCCAGAAATCTCTTCTACTATTTGGCGCACCGTGGCAGACCAAAAAAATCGGCGCTATTTCTTTGAGTCAACCCGTCAGCCCAATGTTTTCTGGGTTGATATGGCTAAGTTAGATTTTTCGTCCCAAAGTCCTGTCAAAAAACTAAACCTCGTTGATGGTGAAGTGTTTGCTGGAGAAACTTCTGCCCTATTTGAACCCACCCAAGGAATGCAGTTTCTTCCTGCGGTTAACTAGCTTTTGGGTATTAGGTCTGTTAAGTGTTGGGTAGGTTTTACATTGAGTTAAGGTATTCGTCTAACCCTCTTTTGACATTAAAGATAGTTTATATCAAGTTCGACGAATCAGTTATGAAAAGGAATCCTGTTTTGCCCCCTAAATCCCCCAATTCTGGGGGACTTTCATTGTAAAAATTTATCCGAACTTGATATTAACGATAGTCTGGGCTTTGAATATCTCTCAAACGGGCTTCAGGGCGCAAAAATCGGTCTAATTGTTGCTCGTAAAATTGACGATTTTTTAACAAATGTTCGGGATTTTCATCATCCAAGGGGTGACAGGTAGCCGTGCGCAAGGCTTGAATTACCGCAGAAGTGACATTGTACATCGAGCGCTGGAAAGTTACCCCCAATTGAATCAACATATCTTCCTCCCCTCGGCAATGTTGACGGTAATAATCTACCAAATAAGGAGGTAAAAAATGTAACATGTCATCCATTAACAGGGTGGGAGGAATACCAGCGCCCCCCACGGGAAACACATCAGCATATAAGATACCATAATGAAACTCTTTTTGATCCTGTGGCACTTGTCTGGCTTGGGCATTATAGGATTTGGTACCACGGAAGGGCGATGTGCGATAAAATACTGATTCCACATAGGGGAGGGCGGCATCATTCAACCAGTTAAAACCTTTACTTTTGGGGATGATTTCGTAACACTTTCCGCCGATATAAGCATGGTGATAAATAGGGCGACTTGCCACGGCAAAAATACCATTAACTAAAAAATCCATGGCTTCTTTTACAGTGGTCATTTTTCCTTCATCATATAAATCAGACATTTCCAAGAATACAGGACACATTACCTCCCAAAATAATCCTAAATTGGAATAATAAGATAGTTGTTTTACCTGTTCCAAAAACATGTCAGGAAATAGCTTATATATTCCTAACATAACGGGGTTAGATTTAAAGTAAGCCTTAATAGCTATATCCGCATTATGACGATATTCTTCGGTGTCTAAATAAGCATCAAAACCACCCATATTCATATCTTTTCCATGCCAAAACATGGCTCTCATACAGGCTTCTGCAAATTCCATATTAATGCGATCGTGCAATAAATGATGGAATAATTTTGGCATTTTAGTAGTCTTACCTTTATTCATAAATTCCAGTAACTCTGGGTGCGCTGATGCTTTTCCTCGCCATACAGGTAAGTCTGCATTTTCCCCCGCATAATGGTTGGGCATATCTAAATATTCTTTAGATATAAAGTATTTAAAAAAGGGAAAAGGATTAAGAAAAACTTTCTCGGCAATATACAATAAATCCCGCCAATAAAAGTCCATGGGAATGGCGTACGCTTTATAGATACCGATAATTTGTTTGAGGTTTTCTGGGGTATCGGGTAACATGGATTGCC
The sequence above is a segment of the Cyanobacterium stanieri PCC 7202 genome. Coding sequences within it:
- a CDS encoding pyrroline-5-carboxylate reductase (PFAM: NADP oxidoreductase coenzyme F420-dependent~TIGRFAM: pyrroline-5-carboxylate reductase~COGs: COG0345 Pyrroline-5-carboxylate reductase~InterPro IPR000304:IPR004455~KEGG: cyh:Cyan8802_1715 pyrroline-5-carboxylate reductase~PFAM: NADP oxidoreductase coenzyme F420-dependent~PRIAM: Pyrroline-5-carboxylate reductase~SPTR: Pyrroline-5-carboxylate reductase;~TIGRFAM: pyrroline-5-carboxylate reductase) encodes the protein MSFKLGVIGGGVMAEAIISRLLEQKIYQADQIQVSEPQTQRREYWQDSYGVGTTDNNGLLFGSCEILLLAIKPQIFSAVVADLAGQNSAHFPRLVISILAGTSLSKLESAFPQCGIIRVMPNTPALVGQGMSAIAPNDKVKEADLNTAQSIFSAIGEVIEVPEYMMDAVTGLSGSGPAFVAMMIEALSDGGVAVGLPRAIATQLALQTVLGTAELIKTKELHPAVLKDQVTSPGGTTIAGVSQLEKNGFRYALIEAVRAAKHRSQELNQG
- a CDS encoding REG-2-like, HAD superfamily (subfamily IA) hydrolase (PFAM: haloacid dehalogenase-like hydrolase~TIGRFAM: haloacid dehalogenase superfamily, subfamily IA, variant 1 with third motif having Dx(3-4)D or Dx(3-4)E; HAD-superfamily hydrolase, subfamily IIIA; REG-2-like, HAD superfamily (subfamily IA) hydrolase~COGs: COG1011 hydrolase (HAD superfamily)~InterPro IPR005833:IPR005834:IPR011949:IPR006439~KEGG: cyh:Cyan8802_0709 REG-2-like, HAD superfamily (subfamily IA) hydrolase~PFAM: Haloacid dehalogenase domain protein hydrolase~SPTR: HAD-superfamily hydrolase, subfamily IA, variant 1;~TIGRFAM: REG-2-like, HAD superfamily (subfamily IA) hydrolase; HAD-superfamily hydrolase, subfamily IA, variant 1); protein product: MKPQVIFLDAVGTLFGVKNNVGWAYTEISKKYGVSGDRTLVNEAFYQCFKDSSPLAFDTQEESRVKSLEFDWWKKIAQDTFTSLGLWEEFTSFDEFFVELYQYFSGSEPWFIYNEVIPTLERWQKEGIELGIISNFDTRIFSVLDSLNLTQYFSSITISSLSGVAKPHPDIFLKALQHHHCSPENAWYIGDSKKEDYWGAKTVGMQSFWLNRE
- a CDS encoding NUDIX hydrolase (PFAM: NUDIX domain~InterPro IPR020084:IPR000086~KEGG: cyp:PCC8801_1440 NUDIX hydrolase~PFAM: NUDIX hydrolase~SPTR: NUDIX hydrolase); translation: MSIIPELPQNLGSRLSFQGRKFQFEVNRLRLPNGVEGEWECIRHPGGALAVPITPDGKLVLVRQYRFAVKGRLLEFPAGTVEKGESPLSTIEREIEEETGYKASQWQNLGKFPLAPGYSDEYIYAFLAQDLEQLPHPPHQDEDEDIEVVLMGFAEFEEVIRRGSQVDAKSIAAYFLARPFLAENN
- a CDS encoding Cysteine desulfurase (PFAM: Aminotransferase class-V~COGs: COG1104 Cysteine sulfinate desulfinase/cysteine desulfurase~InterPro IPR016454:IPR020578:IPR000192~KEGG: cyp:PCC8801_4043 aminotransferase class V~PFAM: aminotransferase class V~PRIAM: Cysteine desulfurase~SPTR: Aminotransferase class V;~manually curated); its protein translation is MQIYLDASATTAPRVEVINLMQETLLKGWGNPSSLHSWGERATLILEKARWQVASLINAPSSDAIIFTSGGTEADNLALFGVTTQYDSPQHIIISAVEHSAIALPAQILENQGWQVTRLAVDSRGRVNPQALSMAIQPNTVLVSIIYGQSEVGTIQPIKELATITKNQGILFHTDAVQVAGRLTLDVEELGIDLLSLSAHKFYGIQGAGALYIRPGVKLNSLGGGGGQEKGLRSGTQALGAIASMGLASQLIQEELELETPKIRALRDYLLELLSSFPYLTITGDTIHRLPHHASFIINHPSPLLTGRKLVRELNFAGIGISAGSACNSGKTQPSSTLLAMGYTQNQALKGIRISLDRHTTKEDITWTAMVLRQIINRLISDLNSH
- a CDS encoding GCN5-related N-acetyltransferase (PFAM: Acetyltransferase (GNAT) family~InterPro IPR000182:IPR019775~KEGG: cyc:PCC7424_0993 GCN5-related N-acetyltransferase~PFAM: GCN5-related N-acetyltransferase~SPTR: GCN5-related N-acetyltransferase) gives rise to the protein MVGEEIGMDCRHIKFCTDKEKIDLNQLLALYQKNAFWAKNRCLEDVTVAIAHSNPVISVWDNKRLIGSARATSDGIYRATIWDVVIDAEYQGLGLGRKLVETLISHPLLNRVERIYLTTTHQQKFYQRIGFVENETTTMVLYNSYPNPEDLLKQSQNLEEISLNR
- a CDS encoding protein of unknown function DUF552 (PFAM: Protein of unknown function (DUF552)~COGs: COG1799 conserved hypothetical protein~InterPro IPR007561~KEGG: syp:SYNPCC7002_A1918 hypothetical protein~PFAM: protein of unknown function DUF552~SPTR: Genome sequencing data, contig C281), which encodes MRKTFFGGLEKLKNIVNRPNDDYDSFEQEMEEMMSEEMIEEEEEDSQLFDEPVAPIREDEAVAPHSPFTRRRRRAPSMDMDSNSDLDMEQNRMSSRFPSNVIGLPGVNTTMNEIEIFEPHTFEQASEVINLLKQQRSVVLNLNLMESYEAQRAVDFVTGGTAALDGNCERVGESIFVFTPRNVQVTNSKGSSSVGKKSEQNAVDDFSANGFSDSLWSNTPLPDLSSPLAQ
- a CDS encoding hypothetical protein (KEGG: cyt:cce_2631 hypothetical protein~SPTR: Putative uncharacterized protein) — protein: MEGEQIFKIGNNHIMSEKDNFAGGFLLGTIIGGVVGGVIGAIASKKVSQLGQNADNEPNFNSNGFLNNNENIETARMSLEEKINQLNHAIDDVRVTLIKNSELEAERN
- a CDS encoding histidine kinase (PFAM: His Kinase A (phosphoacceptor) domain~COGs: COG0642 Signal transduction histidine kinase~InterPro IPR003661:IPR005467~KEGG: cyh:Cyan8802_3472 histidine kinase~PFAM: histidine kinase A domain protein~SMART: histidine kinase A domain protein~SPTR: Sensor protein), with protein sequence MNENTSLPQELKEAKIAYYNALLYARFQAGFLGRVSHEIRSPLGSLMSIHQLIVNDLCESPEEEKEFIAEAYNYAKKLMDMLDELIEVSKLEAGRFELELILLNCLDFVTFVKNKMKVQAANRNVILNIAQIDPQLLVLGDRQKLAQVFFYWLEVAIDLCELGTITLSADAVAPENQTRLTIELPFKSSEFNEPSQFHELPFEEVKGMDSFPQLSNGTKITLAQSLVRLMGGQFKVSNGTEKTTCLEIFLPNSETV
- a CDS encoding hypothetical protein (PFAM: Tryptophan-rich protein (DUF2389)~TIGRFAM: tryptophan-rich conserved hypothetical protein~InterPro IPR012663~KEGG: cyt:cce_2206 CHP02450-containing protein~PFAM: Conserved hypothetical protein CHP02450, tryptophan-rich~SPTR: CHP02450-containing protein) produces the protein MAKKQKFPHLLGSKWTSTQKTWGWRHFQVINRKNKDKWVFAEMTASCDDNVRFWINAQQLKDRDLWQPGWKTLKDIHGD